In the bacterium genome, one interval contains:
- the trxA gene encoding thioredoxin has translation MAVGNVLEVSDQTFDQEVINSSTPVLIDFWAPWCGPCKAIAPVVEEVAGTYAGRLKVVKMNVDDNPQTPSRYGVRGIPNLILFKRGQVADQIVGAVPKAHLVRAIDNALA, from the coding sequence GTGGCTGTGGGTAACGTGCTGGAGGTCAGCGACCAAACCTTCGACCAGGAAGTCATCAACTCATCGACCCCCGTGCTCATCGACTTCTGGGCGCCGTGGTGCGGCCCCTGCAAGGCCATCGCCCCCGTCGTCGAGGAAGTGGCCGGCACCTACGCCGGACGGCTCAAGGTCGTGAAGATGAACGTCGACGACAATCCGCAGACCCCGTCGCGGTACGGCGTTCGCGGCATCCCGAATCTGATCCTCTTCAAGCGCGGCCAGGTGGCCGACCAGATCGTGGGAGCGGTCCCGAAGGCGCATCTCGTGCGCGCCATCGACAACGCGCTGGCCTGA
- a CDS encoding response regulator encodes MEHENEAMRKEVILLVDDEQDHLIITRRFLESQGYECVCADRGWEALRVLQEQPVDLILLDLHMPGMDGYCLAENILSREQFRNIPIVAFSCYDLTRFKQRAMRSGMADFIPKPVDRARLLATVRDQLSLRHRLSKMSAVESDLGTSH; translated from the coding sequence ATGGAGCATGAGAACGAGGCGATGCGGAAGGAAGTGATCCTGCTGGTCGACGACGAGCAGGACCACCTGATCATCACGCGGCGATTCCTGGAGAGTCAGGGGTACGAATGTGTCTGCGCCGACCGGGGCTGGGAGGCGCTGCGGGTCCTCCAGGAACAGCCGGTCGACCTGATTCTGCTCGATCTCCACATGCCGGGCATGGATGGCTACTGCCTGGCGGAGAACATCCTGTCGCGCGAGCAGTTCCGCAACATCCCCATCGTGGCCTTCAGTTGTTACGACCTGACCCGCTTCAAGCAGCGCGCGATGCGGTCGGGGATGGCCGACTTCATTCCCAAGCCGGTCGATCGCGCCCGCCTGCTCGCCACGGTCCGCGACCAGCTCAGCCTCCGCCACCGCCTGTCGAAGATGAGCGCGGTGGAGAGCGACCTCGGCACGAGTCACTGA